A single genomic interval of Saccharothrix saharensis harbors:
- a CDS encoding helix-turn-helix domain-containing protein, whose amino-acid sequence MTATMGERTLLPPASSEALSSWVAALARPGGGTAALLAPDGTRLELPAEVFDVLRSVVAAMSQGLAITVAPQHTVLTTSEAAQLLGVSRPTLVRLLEAGEIPYEQPNRHRRVRLADLLAYRERARRARAVGLDEMVRAGEEGGLYDLPLDTPFERMPTDEHR is encoded by the coding sequence ATGACAGCGACCATGGGAGAACGCACGCTGCTGCCGCCTGCGAGTTCGGAAGCGCTGTCGTCCTGGGTCGCGGCATTGGCCCGCCCAGGTGGCGGAACCGCCGCACTGCTCGCCCCGGACGGCACTCGACTGGAACTGCCCGCTGAAGTGTTCGACGTGCTCCGCAGCGTCGTGGCCGCCATGTCCCAAGGCTTGGCGATCACCGTCGCACCCCAGCACACCGTCCTGACCACGAGCGAGGCCGCGCAACTGCTCGGTGTTTCGCGGCCGACCCTGGTGCGCCTGCTCGAAGCGGGAGAGATCCCGTACGAGCAACCGAACCGGCATCGCCGGGTCCGACTGGCCGACCTGCTCGCGTACCGGGAACGCGCCCGCCGGGCACGGGCGGTCGGTCTGGACGAGATGGTGCGGGCCGGTGAGGAAGGCGGCTTGTACGACCTGCCTCTGGA
- a CDS encoding NHL domain-containing thioredoxin family protein has protein sequence MTTAQRRRARVRAPELVGRGWLNTGGRDIRLADLRGKVVLLDFWSFCCINCLHVLDELRPLEAEFADVLVTVGVHSPKFAHEAEPAALEAAVERYEVEHPVLDDPELTTWQNYAVKAWPTLVLVDPEGYVVHVASGEGHLDALRQIVSEIVAEHDAKGTLHRGDGPYVAPPPRETELRFPAKAVLTPNHTLLVSDSAHHSLVELDLDGETVLRRIGTGERGRRDGLEPTFSEPAGIALLPADVAAGVGYHAVVADTVNHLLRGLNLDTGEVTTVAGTGEQWRDGDTDGPAEAVDLTSPWDVAWWEPAGGVAIAMAGNHTLGLFRPRERRVERLAGTTVEGLHDGPAAEAFFAQTSGLAADGDRLWLVDSETSALRWLDADRTVHTAIGKGLFDFGHRDGPADQALLQHPLGVTVLPGGQVAVADTYNGAIRRYDPATGEVSTLATDVAEPSDAVLVDGELVVVASAAHRLERPVAPGAKLVSGEAHQVRRPPSVIASGDVEIAVVFTPPTGQKLDDRFGPSTRLEITSSPPELLAEGAGVGTDLVRALRVAEGFTEGVLHIVAQAASCTDDPSVEHPVCKLARQDWGVPVRVVEDGPRRLPLMMGGLDEGI, from the coding sequence GTGACGACCGCACAACGACGCCGTGCCCGTGTCCGCGCCCCCGAGCTGGTGGGTCGCGGGTGGCTCAACACGGGTGGGCGCGACATCAGGCTGGCCGACCTGCGCGGCAAGGTGGTGCTGCTCGACTTCTGGTCGTTCTGCTGCATCAACTGCCTGCACGTGCTCGACGAGCTGCGCCCGCTCGAAGCCGAGTTCGCCGACGTCCTGGTCACGGTCGGCGTCCACTCGCCCAAGTTCGCGCACGAGGCGGAGCCCGCCGCGCTCGAAGCGGCCGTCGAGCGGTACGAGGTGGAGCACCCCGTGCTGGACGACCCCGAGCTGACCACGTGGCAGAACTACGCGGTGAAGGCGTGGCCCACGCTCGTCCTGGTCGACCCCGAGGGCTACGTCGTGCACGTGGCCTCCGGCGAGGGCCACCTCGACGCGCTGCGCCAGATCGTGTCCGAGATCGTCGCCGAGCACGACGCGAAGGGCACCCTGCACCGCGGCGACGGCCCGTACGTCGCCCCGCCGCCCCGCGAGACCGAGCTCCGGTTCCCCGCCAAGGCGGTCCTCACGCCGAACCACACGTTGCTGGTCAGCGACTCCGCGCACCACAGCCTGGTCGAGCTCGACCTCGACGGCGAGACCGTCCTCCGGCGCATCGGCACCGGGGAACGCGGCCGCCGCGACGGCCTGGAGCCCACCTTCTCCGAACCCGCCGGCATCGCGCTGCTGCCCGCCGACGTCGCCGCCGGGGTCGGCTACCACGCGGTCGTCGCCGACACGGTCAACCACCTGCTGCGCGGCCTGAACCTCGACACCGGCGAGGTCACCACCGTCGCGGGCACCGGCGAGCAGTGGCGCGACGGCGACACCGACGGCCCCGCCGAGGCCGTCGACCTCACCAGCCCGTGGGACGTGGCCTGGTGGGAGCCCGCGGGCGGCGTGGCCATCGCGATGGCGGGCAACCACACGCTCGGCCTGTTCCGGCCGCGGGAGCGCCGCGTCGAGCGGCTCGCCGGCACCACCGTCGAAGGCCTGCACGACGGCCCGGCCGCGGAGGCGTTCTTCGCCCAGACCTCGGGCCTGGCCGCCGACGGCGACCGGCTGTGGCTGGTCGACTCCGAGACGTCCGCGCTGCGCTGGCTGGACGCCGACCGCACCGTGCACACCGCGATCGGCAAGGGCCTGTTCGACTTCGGCCACCGCGACGGCCCGGCCGACCAGGCGCTGCTCCAGCACCCGCTGGGCGTCACCGTCCTGCCCGGCGGCCAGGTCGCCGTCGCCGACACCTACAACGGCGCCATCCGCCGCTACGACCCGGCCACCGGCGAGGTGTCCACCCTGGCCACGGACGTCGCCGAGCCGTCCGACGCGGTCCTGGTCGACGGCGAGCTGGTCGTCGTGGCCTCCGCCGCCCACCGCCTGGAACGCCCGGTCGCGCCCGGCGCGAAGCTGGTCAGCGGCGAGGCGCACCAGGTGCGCCGGCCGCCGTCGGTGATCGCGTCCGGCGACGTGGAGATCGCGGTCGTGTTCACCCCGCCGACCGGGCAGAAGCTGGACGACCGGTTCGGCCCGTCCACGCGGCTGGAGATCACCAGCTCCCCGCCGGAGCTGCTGGCCGAGGGCGCGGGCGTCGGCACGGACCTGGTGCGGGCGCTGCGCGTCGCCGAGGGCTTCACCGAGGGCGTCCTGCACATCGTCGCCCAGGCCGCGAGCTGCACGGACGACCCGAGCGTCGAGCACCCGGTGTGCAAGCTGGCCCGGCAGGACTGGGGCGTGCCGGTCCGGGTGGTGGAGGACGGGCCCCGGCGGCTACCCCTCATGATGGGCGGCCTCGACGAAGGCATCTAG
- a CDS encoding GroES family chaperonin has translation MLHDRVMVRISPEDGERRSSGGIVIPATAQMAKRLAWGDVLGVGTNVRHVKVGDRVLFNPEDQFEVEVQGNTYLVMRERDVHATATERTDHGTGLYL, from the coding sequence ATGCTGCACGACCGCGTGATGGTGCGGATATCGCCGGAGGACGGAGAACGCCGCAGCAGCGGTGGCATCGTGATCCCGGCGACCGCCCAGATGGCGAAGCGCCTGGCCTGGGGGGACGTGCTCGGCGTCGGCACGAACGTGCGGCACGTCAAGGTCGGCGACCGGGTGCTGTTCAACCCCGAGGACCAGTTCGAGGTCGAGGTGCAGGGCAACACCTACCTCGTCATGAGGGAACGGGACGTGCACGCGACCGCGACCGAGCGGACCGACCACGGGACCGGGCTCTACCTGTGA
- a CDS encoding VanW family protein: MPENQRPEYDAERTKAMEPVRPSGTASERTTKITAGSAAEAEWPQEEPDTEPDTREDSSATVRNVTPPSTAGDNATAPPSVSPHVTQQHPPRNAQQNPSRGPDATQAIPPAGDRTRALAPPPSAERTQMINTPPGGFDRPPSPSEATTVFAAPVSVPPGPEPQATVHGPVMVDGDEAADEADARRKRLRKGGLIAAAVLGVLVVLYGLDLVISGGDVPRGVTVAGVDVGGLSRPDAEQKLRDEIGPRLAAPVKARAGDVETAVDPKAAGLELDWTATLDRAGSQPLSPVTRITSFFTSREVGFATAGDPGKLTAALEALRAETDHDPAEGTIRFEGATPVAVDPKQGQKLDVPGATDKLLADWADGGTVELPVATTPVKTTKEGVAKALEEVAKPATAAPLIIQGEGKDATLTPEQLATVLVFEPADDGSLTAKVDNGKVVEHAGPQLKDTEKEGKDAQIVFEGGRPVVKESVDGLGIDWDKSLATALEVLKRDNERAIKAEYKHTPAKVTTEQANKMGIKEVIGEFQTGGFVAASGTNIRVVAEKVNGAIVKPGETFSLNGYTGPRGTAQGYVEAGIIENGVPGKAVGGGISQFATTLYNAAYHAGMKDAGHKEHSYWISRYPKGREATVFMDGAGNSLIDIKFTNPDETGVAIQTIWTPSSIKIVLWGTKNYDVTGSTSAEFNHTQPQERKVDKPDCQASAGSPGFSVTDTRTITDRRTGQSRQESRTVRYDPQYKIVCEPPPPGG, from the coding sequence GTGCCGGAGAACCAGCGACCGGAGTACGACGCTGAGCGGACCAAGGCGATGGAGCCGGTCCGCCCGTCGGGCACCGCTTCGGAGCGGACGACGAAGATCACCGCCGGGTCGGCGGCCGAGGCCGAGTGGCCCCAGGAGGAGCCGGACACCGAACCGGACACCCGCGAGGACTCCTCGGCCACGGTCCGCAACGTGACGCCGCCGTCGACCGCCGGCGACAACGCGACGGCCCCGCCGAGCGTCTCTCCTCATGTGACGCAGCAGCACCCGCCGCGCAACGCGCAGCAGAACCCGTCGAGGGGCCCGGACGCCACCCAGGCGATCCCGCCGGCCGGCGACCGGACGCGCGCCCTCGCACCCCCGCCGTCCGCCGAGCGGACCCAGATGATCAACACCCCGCCTGGTGGCTTCGACCGGCCGCCGTCGCCGTCGGAGGCCACCACGGTCTTCGCCGCGCCGGTGTCCGTGCCCCCGGGCCCGGAGCCGCAGGCGACCGTCCACGGCCCGGTGATGGTCGACGGCGACGAGGCGGCCGACGAGGCGGACGCCCGCCGCAAGCGGCTGCGCAAGGGCGGGCTGATCGCCGCCGCCGTGCTCGGCGTGCTGGTCGTGCTCTACGGCCTGGACCTGGTCATCTCCGGCGGTGACGTGCCGCGCGGCGTGACCGTGGCGGGCGTGGACGTCGGCGGCCTGAGCCGCCCCGACGCCGAGCAGAAGCTGCGGGACGAGATCGGTCCCCGCCTGGCCGCGCCGGTGAAGGCGCGCGCGGGCGACGTGGAGACCGCGGTGGACCCGAAGGCGGCCGGCCTGGAGCTGGACTGGACCGCCACGCTGGACCGCGCGGGCAGCCAGCCGCTGTCCCCCGTCACCCGCATCACCTCGTTCTTCACCTCCCGCGAGGTCGGCTTCGCCACCGCGGGCGACCCGGGCAAGCTGACCGCCGCGCTGGAGGCGCTGCGCGCCGAGACCGACCACGACCCGGCCGAGGGCACCATCCGCTTCGAGGGCGCCACGCCGGTCGCGGTCGACCCGAAGCAGGGCCAGAAGCTGGACGTGCCGGGCGCGACGGACAAGCTGCTGGCCGACTGGGCCGACGGCGGCACGGTCGAGCTGCCGGTGGCCACCACCCCGGTCAAGACGACCAAGGAGGGCGTGGCGAAGGCGCTGGAGGAGGTCGCCAAGCCCGCCACCGCCGCGCCGCTGATCATCCAGGGCGAGGGCAAGGACGCGACGCTCACGCCCGAGCAGCTGGCCACCGTGCTGGTGTTCGAGCCCGCCGACGACGGCAGCCTGACCGCGAAGGTCGACAACGGCAAGGTCGTCGAGCACGCCGGTCCGCAGCTCAAGGACACGGAGAAGGAGGGCAAGGACGCCCAGATCGTGTTCGAGGGCGGCCGGCCGGTGGTCAAGGAGTCCGTCGACGGCCTCGGCATCGACTGGGACAAGTCCCTGGCCACGGCGCTCGAGGTGCTCAAGCGCGACAACGAGCGCGCCATCAAGGCCGAGTACAAGCACACGCCCGCGAAGGTGACCACCGAGCAGGCGAACAAGATGGGCATCAAGGAGGTCATCGGCGAGTTCCAGACCGGTGGCTTCGTGGCCGCGTCCGGCACCAACATCCGCGTCGTGGCCGAGAAGGTGAACGGCGCGATCGTGAAGCCGGGCGAGACGTTCAGCCTGAACGGCTACACCGGCCCGCGCGGCACCGCGCAGGGCTACGTCGAGGCGGGCATCATCGAGAACGGCGTGCCCGGCAAGGCGGTGGGCGGCGGCATCTCGCAGTTCGCCACCACGCTCTACAACGCGGCCTACCACGCGGGCATGAAGGACGCGGGCCACAAGGAGCACAGCTACTGGATCTCGCGGTACCCGAAGGGGCGCGAGGCCACCGTGTTCATGGACGGCGCGGGCAACAGCCTGATCGACATCAAGTTCACCAACCCGGACGAGACCGGGGTGGCGATCCAGACGATCTGGACCCCGTCCTCGATCAAGATCGTGCTGTGGGGCACCAAGAACTACGACGTGACGGGCTCGACCAGCGCCGAGTTCAACCACACGCAGCCGCAGGAGCGCAAGGTCGACAAGCCGGACTGCCAGGCCAGCGCCGGCTCGCCGGGCTTCTCGGTGACCGACACCCGCACGATCACCGACCGCCGCACGGGCCAGAGCCGGCAGGAGAGCCGGACGGTCCGGTACGACCCGCAGTACAAGATCGTGTGCGAGCCGCCGCCCCCGGGCGGCTGA